The DNA window GACCACCTTCTCCAACAGGCCCTGGGCCCACCCGATCCTGTCAAGGGCAGGCTGTCCTCCAGGCCATGTGGCCTCCCTGGGCCATCCTGAGCTCtgtgcccagcccctgccccggGGTCCCAGCCTCTTCCCTCTCACAGCAAATTCCCTTGCCTGAAATCCTTTCTAGGGTAAGATGGTGGCTAAAAAAATATTCTCCCATCTCTGGAATACTGGATCCCACATAAGCCCCAGTTTGCTGCTCTCCCTTCCCTTGCTGACTCCCACCCAAGAAGGAGACTTGGTGCTGAGCACAGTGAGAGCAAGCGGTAACTAGAACAAGGGCACAGGGAGGGGAACCAACCAGATTCTCAGCAAGTTCACGTCTCTCTTTCTATCTCCCCTACTAGATGATGCTCGAAAGCTCCCTGAAATGGAACTTTTCAGTACTTTCTACTGTCAAGACTAGGTATCTTGGATTATCTAAAATACTGTATGGATTTCAATCtctcccccttcccaccccccctcccccaatctgtatttttttcattttctgccttctggACTCCTCTACCTCCGTCCCTTCAAGTGGGGATTCTCTGCTCATGCCTCAGGAGgagggtgtgtatgtgtaagacgtgaaagaggtggtgggtggTGGAGTATTGCCAGCCAAACACTTTCCTTTCTGGCTCCCCTCAAAAGtgacaagaaaaaacaaaagagatggGGCCAAATTCGTGACTTAGGCCAGGTATCTTGGCTAGAAACTTGAATGGAGAAGGATTTTCTCCAAACTGCTAAAGAGATGCTTCTTTCAGTTggaggaagagggggaaaaaaagggttTGGAGGGGGACTAAGATCAGAGGGGATCTGTACTTCTCCTCCCAATACCGTGAAAATGACCCACCCCCAAAAAACAGTGGCTATGCAGTGTTTCTATGCAGATGGGACCCTAAGCCAACTTACAGGAGATTTCTTTTGTCTGAACAAAGCACAGAAGCCACGGAGCCTGAGGGGAGGGCCCTTGGAGCTGGGATCTGTGTAGACTCAGGCCCAGGGACTGCATAGGCACCTTCCTACCCCACGCTTCTCTGTCTTATTCCAGAACCATGGAGCTGGAAACAACTGGGAAACTCCAAGAAAGCCTGAGGTGGAAGTTTCCTACCAACCTGGCTGAATGGGAGCTGGGAGATAAAAATTCAGTTGAGCTACAAGCATTAAAGAAAGTTCTTTCTTATACTTTCGTACGTTTGTGACCTGAGATTGGTATCTGCTCCACTCACTACCCCACTCCCAACACACACCTGACACAAAGGGGCTGAAGGACAACATTCTTTCCATTCCTACTTCCTTTCCCCCCCACAGGGAAACCGCCCCTATTCTGTTGTCTAACACTCACCTCCAGGGAGGAGTTGTTCACCCAGCTGGTCTGGTTGTACAAACACTGGCTCTCTGCCTTGCACTCACAGACCACTGTCCTTGGCTTGAGTACAGATGACAAGCTTCCCTGGTCACTGCTTGCTAGAATCTCCAGAGTAAATGGTTCCAGCAGCTTTGGTGTCCATAGCAATGTCCCATTCTCTGTCCCGAGGAAGACGAGACTGTTGAGAGTTGGGAGCCCCATCTGCTCTGCTGCCTGATAACTCAGGTGTGGATGCTGGATTTCCCCCACCCCTCTCAGACCACCCCTCTGATCTTCTCTGGCGTTTCCTTGAGCAAGGTTAGTTTCCTAGGGTGGTCCTGATTACACTCCAAACTGGAGGTGGCACCAGCCCAACTCAGTGGTTGTGGGGCAGCACTCCACAAGCAGAAGGTGTTGCCCCGCCCCTTGAAGAGACGCCTGGTCTTGCACCAGAATGGTTCATCAGGAGGGGGACGGAGGATGAAGGCCAGGATCCTTCCAACACTTGCTCCCAACCTCCCAACACTTCCCCAGGCTAAACTGCAGGCCAAACTGACTTCAGCTTCACAacagccccaccctcaccctgaTTTCACTGCCCTCATCTCCTAGAATTTTGGCCAGCCTGCTTCAGACAGCAGACTACGGTGAAACACTGCTACTTATCAATAAGGACTCTTCTGATCCAGCCTGTCTTGTGTTTTTAAGAACGTCTCCTGAAAACAGCAGATTGAGAAGAGCTGATAGTAGGGAACAGATGAGTGTAACTTCCAGGTCATCGCTCTTCAGGGTAGGAGCCAAGTGGATGGGAAAATTTCCTGGTGCCATTAATTTGACACCTGGGAGGATGCCATGTAGAGCAACAGGGTGCAGCCAAAGCATCCCTTCTTATgcgcagagaaagaaaatgagtcaGAGGCGTGTTCGGAGTTCAGAATAAGGTCCCTAAGGGCTTTGGTTTAGCAAAGAACAGTCACCAGCTTAACTAGTGCTGGCAACAGAAGGCAAGCTACTTGCTGTGAgctttgactctttttttttttcctttggccacgctgcacagcctgtgggatcttagttccccacccaggtttgaacccagccccatggcagtgaaagtgtaaGAGctgagtcttaaacactggactgccagggagttctcTGGGCTTTGACTCTTGAGCCAGATCATGGTTACAGGCCTGAACTGGAGTCTTCACACCATTTCCTGCGAAAGAAAGATGAAGCTTTCCTTGGCCCAAGCACAGAAAAGCAGACAAGGAGAGACAAAGTGAGGTAAACACGGTtgacaaacagaaaaatagtGAGAAATGGACCAAATAAAGGTTTTGTATTTCCTTAAATCTTGTTCCATGTGATATCCTTCTCTTAATAGATAGGCAATGTTTTAAATTTAGTAACATATTTCAAGACTGAGATGAAATGAATCTTTGAATAAGTTGTATATGCCCAGAGGCAATCTAGCTAGCTGGCCAAATCTCCATAAGCCCATCACTGCTATTCACTGGCGATGGGGGGCGgggcacttattttttttttccaaacttgaaatcattttaattaatttatttatttttaaaatttatttattttaattggaggctaattactttacaatattgtattgattttgccatacatcaacatgaatccaccacgggtgtacacttgAATTATAGTGATCATGCCTAAGAAATGCTGGTCCTGGATATTCCAGTGAAGAAGTGACATGAAGTTGCACAGGATATAATAATGCAAAATTACCCAAAGTTTGACTCTGACTTAATCCGCTAACCCCCAGCCAAGTGTTCTTACCAAAGAGCTTGAAGTCCGTGCAGTTTTCTCTGAGGGTGAATGTGATGTCCTTAGTGTCGCTGGTGTAATTAACCACTGTGGTCTGTCCCATGTAGGCTTTTATCACATCAGGACCCTTGATAGAGGGTGGGTACCGATCTGAGACACAAAGAAGGGATGTGGGGTTTAAGGCAGGATACTCCCTTACCTTCTGGGCCATCTCTTTTCAGTCCTCTAGCTTGCAGGAGGCGTTCCTCAGGCTGGGACCCATCTCCAGAAACAGGAGTTAGTCTGTGCACCAGCTCACAAACCCATGAAAAATCAGGCTGTGGTTGTATTGCCCAACCTTCTTCCCAGACAGAATTTATTTCAAGTTCTTTCCTGATCAGAATGCTATGCTAGGTGTAATGTGAAGTGAATCAGAGGACAGCGTTGTTCAGACTATTGAGGAGTTTTACATTTGGAAGAGGACTGAAAACCACGAGGGTAACGTCATCGGCATTGTGTTTGTCAGGAATAGAGAGGGAGTGTAACCTTTTCACTGGCCTCTGTGTTTTGGAGCCCTGCTATTTCCATttcattgttcattcattcattcagccagtcacttaacaaatatttatcgaGCACCTACTCTATGGTTTGCACTGTTCTACGTAGTGAGGATGCTGCAacagacaaataataaaaaaagatacctacaaaaattagaaaatatgttaTTAACACATAGTTATAGAGGCtaaggaggaaaaacaaaacagggaagGCAAATAGGAAGTGTGGGTGAGTGTGAAATTTTAGACAGGTTAGCCAAGAAAGACACtgctgagaaggtgacatttgaatagAAACTGGAAGGAGGTGAGGGGCGCCAGGCACCTggggtagcctgccaggcagccTAGGGCAAAGCATAGCAGGCAAAAAGAACTGCATGTGCAGTCTGAGTTGGTAGGGAGCCAGGCATGTCTGAGGAATATAAAGAAGCCAGTGGGGCTGGTGTGGAGGGAGTGGGGCTGGAAGTCCTAGGAGAAGAGTTTGGAGAGGCAATGGGGTCAGACTGGATAGGGCTTTGAAGGTCATCATTAAGAACAGAGTGAGCTGGGAAGTCATGGGAAGGTTTGAGTAGAGCAATAGCTTGAGCAAAACAATCTGTTAAATTTTACAAATGTGTAGCTCAAAGGAGTGTCATGGAAGGCCATCCCCTTATCTGTGCCCTAACTCTGCACACGCCTCCCCAGGCCTCACACCACTTACTCAGGGTAGTGTTCATCTGCTGGTAGATTCTAAATATCGCCCTAGTGTCATTTCCGAGCTTTTCACTTCCTGTAGCCAGGACATCAAAGATGCATTGATCATCTCCATGACAAGAAGAGGTCAAATTTTTATTCAGGGATGTGTTTCGCAGCAGTTGTGAAAGGAAGACAGGGGTGAAGCTGGAAGGCAAATGGTCGTCCCTCTTGCCAAAAAGGCTTGTTCCGTTGATTTTCCCTAAAACACATTATTTGATGCAATGATGGTGGCACCAGGGTGGGGCTCCAGCTATATTCTGTTGTGTCTACCacttgtgtgtgctgtgtgctaagtcacttcagtcatgtctgactctttgtggccctatggactaaagctcatcctctgtccatgggattctccatgcaagaatactgaaatgggttgccatgccctcctccaggggatcctcccaacccagggatggaacccctgtaTCTTAagtcttctgaattggcaggcagattctttatctctagtGCCACCTGTGTCCACCCCTTACCCTTGCTTTATATAGTTTGGGATTGGGGAGGACAGAGTGACTTCCAGATTCTACGTCTGGAAACCCCCGCTCTAGGGAGTGAGGGCCACCCACCTCCCTCATCTTCTCTTCCAGGCTGAAGCACTGTGGGTGGGATGGGAATGGAGGGGACAAATCTGGGGTGGAGGGGACAAAGCTGAGGTGGCACCAGCATCCCCAGGTCTCTTCCTTTCTACTCCTCTCTCATGAAGGACAGAGGTCTCGCTCCCATAGGCCTGAGGGGGACAGAACAGCAGCTTCCTTCACCCAGGACCTGCCCCATCTGCTCAAAGACCCTGAGGCCCAGACTCACAGGTCATTCCATAGTGGAAAAGCATCTCCTCGGAGCTCCTTTTCGGTATGGTGGAGCCATTGGGCATCCTGAAGTCATCATCTGGGTTGCCGTTCCAGAAGCCTGGGGGACAAAGCAGGACTCAGCCACCCTGGGAGGTggccctcccttccccagggagtATCCAACAGGGCACAGGGAGATGTGGGGAGGAGTAGGGGGCCTGGGAAGCCTCTTTCGGTGGCATCTGCTCTCTGctcaggaggaggggagaggactaTAACCTCAGAGCCTACCCTCTGCTTCAGGGAAAGGAGGAagtggagaaagaaggaagggaacgTGGGGGATGAAAGGAGGGTGTGAAGcccgagggagggagggaggtgggggaagggcggCTGCTGGGCCCCATGCTCTCCAGAGCCCATCCTCAGTGGCCCCTCGGCTGCCCCAGGCCTGCAGCTTAGGGAGGCTGGGAAGTGAGCCTCAAAGGCCGCTGAAGAGGTCCCACCTCCTCCTCCgctgagaaaagaaaactgtacTCGGGATGTCCGCAGGTGCACTGGATGGGAAGCTGCCTGTGGGCTGGGGATCTGAGCTCTGCTCCAGAGGCAGAGTGCTTCCCACTCCTTACCCATGAGGCCTTCAGTGTGGTTCTGATACCCCTTCGAAaggctgcaggagatgtggaggaTGTTGGAGATAGCGAGCACGGAGATGGCCACAGCACCATCGAAACTGGCTGATACCGTGGAGCCGTGGTGGGTCATTATGACTCCAGAGCTGTTGAAGATCTCCTGGTCTAGAATGTTGGGAGACAAATGAGGAAAAAGCCAGCATTGGAGCCCTGGAGGCCCAGGACTTGTCAGCAGTAAAGTTTAAAGATGCAGAGAAGAGACTGAAAGCAGCTGGGAGATGCCCGGCACGGTCCTTCTCCCACTGGAGAAGCACACTCACAGGACATGCTTGCGgcccatcccaccctcttctccctggGGACTGAGGAGGAGGCCCCAGAGAAAGGAGAGACGTGAAGAGGGAAGTTTAAGGCCTGGCTCCAGTGAAGAAGTTGCTCCGGCACAGCTGCTGGAGGGACCGTGGGGTGACAACCATGCTGCTCCGCCCCAAGACCACTGCCTTTCCACCCCAGCACCCTGCTCCCCAATGCTGGGCACCCCGCCGACCCTGacccagggaggcaggagaggcccAGCCTACCTTTTGTATCTTCACCGTTAGTCTCAAATGCTATGGTCTGGTTATTGAGCTGAACATGGATTGTGTTATTGGGCTTAAGGAGCCATTGAACCTGGAAGGGAGTTGGCAGAGACCTCAGCCCAACCTGCACAGGGCTGGAaacagaggaaggagcctggggcTTGGACGATGGTGAAAGTGATGGGGCGTGTGACCATGAGGTGATGCTAGCTACCATGCATGAGGGTATTTGGCCTGGGCCAGGCTCTGAGCAAGATACGTTTCAGAGATTAGGTTTTAAATCTCACAGCAGCCTTGTGAGGTAGGtaatattattatccctattttactcTAAGGAATACAAGGTGCTGGATGTTGTTTCCTCAATCTCACAGGACCTTAAGCCAGTGTCTCCAGGGTTGACtctttatgtatattaaaatacagttgatttacaaaatcatgttagtttcaggtgtacagcatagcaattcaaacatatatacatacatagaatatatatatatgtaattcttcagattctcttctcttataggttattacaaaatactgagtagagttccctgtactatacagtaggtccttgttggttatctatgtcgcttcagttgtgtctaactttttatagccccgccaggctcctctgtccatggaattctccaggcaagaatactggagtaggttgccatgccttcctgcaagggatcttcccaaccctgggatcgaacccacgtctcctgtggctcttgcattgcaggtggattctttaccgctgagccacctggggaaggcctatgttatttataatagtgtgtatttgttaatcccaaactcctgatttgaACCACTGCTCTGGCAGGATGCTTCCTCACTGCCTCTagccccttcccttcctccttctctttttccacCTGGGCCTTAGTCTCCAGCTGAAGGTCCCTGAGCTAAAGGCATTGTGTGAGGGGAGTGCCCCCACCTCCAACTCACTGTGATAGGGTGCAGGCTGCTGGAGCGGTATTCAGCAGCAAAGCCAATGAAGTTGGTGGCATTTGCTGAGCGTGTCTGTGCAGTGCGGCCCTGCAGCAGGAAGGAGGAGTTTCTGTCCTGGGTCCGGACCAACAGGAAGTCTCCCAGCCCATTGAAGGTGTAATTGACACCATCCAAGGTGGTGATATGAGGGTCCCCGACCATCCAGGCTAGAAAAAAGGAGGTACCACATTGGCAGGgcgataaacaatctgcctgccactcaggagacctgggttcgatccctgggtcaggaagatccccctggagaagggattggctacccactccagtattcttgcctggagaatcccatggacagaggagcctagcaggctacagtccgtggggtcacaaagagtcagacacgactgagcaactaacacattggCAGGGCAGACCAGGGAAAGAAGGGCCTGGGAGACTTCAGCCTGGGGAGGTGCTCAGGGAGCATTTAACCCTCCCCAAAATTCCTCTTGTACTTGTgtgcccccaccccatccactTCCTCATTAGCCCCTGATCCACcacaccttcccctcccccaaggcCATGGGTGAATTCCCTCCTCTGCCACACTCTGCACACACCTCCATCTTCCCTTGTGACTACAGTCCTGCCCCAGGAAGCTTGTGCTGTCCCCGTTCAAACCCCAAGAGCGTATCGCTCCCTTGGTCTTCCACTTGGGCTCTGGAAGTGGAAGGGCCAGGTCCCAGCAGCCTCACCAAGACTTGAGGGCTGGTACCCGGCGCAGCTGACCGGGGGCCTCCTTAGCTGGTACAGGGCGCAGAAGGAGGGGTTGCTGTTGAAATGGCAACACCAGTTTTGCAGCTCCAGTTCTTGGTCTGTGCAGAAGAGCAGCATGTTAGTAGAGATGGAGGACCTGCAGGATGCAGCTGGGAGGTTTGGGCAGGATGATAAGGGCAGCAAGGATGTGATTTGGAAGTCAGACCCACATGAGTTCAGATCCCACTCTGCTCAACGACCTTAGGCCATGGACCAGTTACTGTCTCCCTTGTGGGCTTGGTGGAGACATGGGCAGCAAAGCCCCTGGTGGGCAGGCACAGGGTCCTTCCTTTCttgaaggctgagggctgagacCCACCACTCTCAAAGTGCTGGGAGCAAGAGGCTGTGGCTGGTGGTCTGGGGACTAGGAGGCTGCTGCCTTTACAGGGAACAGATGTTCCCCTGGGCCCATCCCCATCCCCCGCTCCATCCCCTCTAGCTCCTTTGGAGGGTCTCTGCAAGAGATGACTCTATGTCTTCCCCCAGACAGCCTGCTAATCTGGGTCCAGGTTGACGAGGTCAGACCAGGCCTCTGCCACTTCGCTAGAAAGATGCCCCTATCAGCTGGGACTATGGGCCAAGTGGAGACGGGGCAAGAGGAGCTCAATCAGGAATCCCTAGGATGCCAGCTGGAAGGGATGCTGGAAACTTCCTGTTTTTACAAGGTCAGGAAATGGAGGGGAGGCAGCTGGGAGAAAACAGGGACGAGAGGCTTCATGCTGCTGGTCCCACTGCTGGTGTGGAGCCCAAGGTGGTCCCtgacagagaaggacagagagctccagaaaacTCGGGCTCAAGTTGTCTGCCAACACACTTACCAAGTTGCCAAGGACTCTGCACTCTCCAGCCTTGGAGTAGCTCTCCCCAGGGTCCATAGCGGCAGCACACACCCCCACGCCAGGAGGAGAAGCTGCACAGCTGCCTGCTGCCTGCAACAAGCCCAGACACTCTCAGGCCTGGGCTGTCAGTGGTGGCAGCAGCCATTGCGCGGGGGTGTTTCTGGGGAGGGACGGAGGGAGTCCCAAAAGGGAAAGGTCAGGCACGGCCAGAGGGAGAGTGAGTTGGCTTATAGGGATGGTGGGAGTGCCGCCAGAGACCAGAAGGATCTGTTACCTCTGCTGATGGACTGGAATCTTAAATCCAATACTCCCTGGTTCCAGGAGCAAGGGCAGGAGATCTGGTTCCAGCCCCAGCTGGGCCACTGAGGCTGTCTCTTCAACCACTGCAGACACCGGAGACGGTAATTGGGCTTTTCCTCTCTGTGCAGCTTGTAGATCTGTAGCCCCCGGAGGCCTGGGGAAGCAAAGGAAGTAGGGGATATCCCAGGACATGGGGCCACAGGCTCTTATTTAGCTTTAGGGACAAGCAAAACTCATCAGTGCATCCTCTATGTGCCACTTCCTGCACTCTGGACAGTCTTCCAGGGATGGACCCAATGCAGATTGGCTGTGATTCCCCCCAAAGGTCCCTCTGACGTGCGCTTCAGAACCCTAAACTTGGATCTTAGGGTGAGATCCTGGGACAAGTGCTGGGCAGGGAGACCTCATCTGTACCCAACTCAGAGCCAAACCCTGGCCCAAGCTTCAGTGTATTCCATTCTCTGCCCTCCTGCCTGCTACTCTAAGCTCCAGTTCTTCCAGTCCCCCCAGACCAGCTCTTCCTTATGTACCCTGTATCTCAGTGAGTGATGCCACCAGCCACACGCTCAGACACTTGCACAGACATACCAGTGGCTAAAGCAGCCAGGACAGAGGCCAATGTTCAGAGGCCAGCTGGGGAGCCACAGGGAAGGTGGCATGTGAAACAGACACCTGCTCCAACAATATGAAACTGGGGGAGCTTCCCCTGTGCCCAGATGCCATCCTTGGAAAGGGGGGAGGTAACTGGGAGAAGAACCCCTGAAGAGCGTTTGAAATTTAAATAGACCTTTAATTGTgggcatgagtgctaagtcactttagttgtgcccaattctttgcgaccctaagcgctgtagcccgccaggctcctttgtccacgggactctccaggcaagaatactggagtgggttgccatgtcctcctccaggggatctttccaacccagggactgaactcgagtctcttacgtctcctgcattgaaggcaggctctttaccactagcgctacatGGGAAGCCCAGACATGTAATTAACTGTAAGTTATTTACTGCCCCCCTAGCTGCCATGAGTGAGAAACAGGGCTCCAGAATACAGCAGAATTCAATAGGACATAATGTATTAGATTTTGGTCTTATTCccacacaaaagaagaaatcatcAAGATGACTATAGTTTGATAAGGTTTTGAAAAGGATAGTCATTTTATGATATCTGTTTGTGTGTTTTCTCCGCAATCAGGAGAAACACACCAGATactctcccccaacacacacacacacacacacacacacacacacacacacacacacacacaatcacactgCACCCCTTATGTCACAAGCAGAGGCATCTGGATAGAAGGGCCTTAATCTGATAGGAtggagcttccctcatagctcagtcagtaaagaatcctcctgcaatgcaggaaacccaggttcaatccctgagtcaggaagatcccctggagaaggaaatggcaaccccctccagtattcttgcctggagaatcccatggacagaggagcctggcggctacagtccatgggatcacaaagagtcagacaccactgagactaaatcaccaccaagCTCATAGTACAGCTTTCTCCACCAGGTGGCACCAATGATCTGACTTGGCTTATGTTTACCAGACTTTCTTGCCACAGAACAAACAGAAGTGGATTTATGCTTCATGGTCCACATGGCTAATTTCTAATGCTAAAATATCTTTTGTTCTATCACACTTTGGAAACtgtcatttctttccctttggcGCCCCCAGGCAGTGCAAGTCATGGAGGAGGCCCTTGGAGCCTAAAGTACTGGCCTTCTTACCAAAGTGAGAGCTCTTTGAGAGCAAACAGagttgctctttttaaaaatgttttcatacttCTGGCTCTTAGCACAGTGTTCAGCACACAGCAGGTACTCGATAAATGGTGACTGAATGGATGTCAGACCCCCTGGAATTCCTCTCTGTAGATCCATTAAGAGATCTCATGTGGATTCTCATCCAGCTCTGGGACAGGACACTTGGAGACTTGTCCTAACTGCCCATTCATGTCCCCGCCTCCTGCCATACCCATGTCCTCACTTCCAGGATCTGGGCCCCCACTCAGTCCTGCTGGCTTTGGGCTGATTCCAGGGAGGACACTCTGCACTGCAAGAGGGTGCAGAAGGCATGCTGCTCCCTG is part of the Bos indicus x Bos taurus breed Angus x Brahman F1 hybrid chromosome 1, Bos_hybrid_MaternalHap_v2.0, whole genome shotgun sequence genome and encodes:
- the MUC4 gene encoding mucin-4 isoform X2; its protein translation is MKAETSEKSTTSQKADCGGSTASLPSTTSQTLTTSTPGTSTGVLLFPYGPSAGDREFVRRTVDFTSPLFKPQIGFPLGSLLWDSLYFTDNGQIIFPKSDYQIFSYPNPPLRGFSDWDSVAMVAPFWDDADFSSSRGTIFYQEYETLYDDYNTLVQKVESSINTLTKTRNYKARWALKITWVHVPAYPAQVTIGTNTYQAILSTDGSRSYALFLYQSGGMQWTVTGRPGNPVLMGFSSGDGYFKNSQLTFHPVWEKYRPDQFLDSNSGLRGLQIYKLHREEKPNYRLRCLQWLKRQPQWPSWGWNQISCPCSWNQGVLDLRFQSISRGSRQLCSFSSWRGGVCCRYGPWGELLQGWRVQSPWQLDQELELQNWCCHFNSNPSFCALYQLRRPPVSCAGYQPSSLAWMVGDPHITTLDGVNYTFNGLGDFLLVRTQDRNSSFLLQGRTAQTRSANATNFIGFAAEYRSSSLHPITVQWLLKPNNTIHVQLNNQTIAFETNGEDTKDQEIFNSSGVIMTHHGSTVSASFDGAVAISVLAISNILHISCSLSKGYQNHTEGLMGFWNGNPDDDFRMPNGSTIPKRSSEEMLFHYGMTWKINGTSLFGKRDDHLPSSFTPVFLSQLLRNTSLNKNLTSSCHGDDQCIFDVLATGSEKLGNDTRAIFRIYQQMNTTLNRYPPSIKGPDVIKAYMGQTTVVNYTSDTKDITFTLRENCTDFKLFENGTLLWTPKLLEPFTLEILASSDQGSLSSVLKPRTVVCECKAESQCLYNQTSWVNNSSLEAADCKCDGNTFGRYCNYSKDPCDEQCFPNVTCISGKGCEACPPHLTGDGRHCASLEKPFLCQNKSCPEDYCYNNGFCSVSHTLGCQPVCTCPSAFTDARCFLAGNNFTPTVHQELPLRIIQLSLTEDENASQADVNASVAYRLKNLELWAFLWNRQVDQTECEHAGNLLAMQWLQGLPPGLQPPGWLHLRVPLQSGLL